From Lepisosteus oculatus isolate fLepOcu1 chromosome 8, fLepOcu1.hap2, whole genome shotgun sequence, one genomic window encodes:
- the ppp2r5eb gene encoding protein phosphatase 2, regulatory subunit B', epsilon, giving the protein MSSAATTPPSVDKVDGFSRKSVRKAKQKRSQSSSQFRSQGKPIELTPLPLLKDVPAPEQPELFLKKLQQCCTIFDFMDTLSDLKMKEYKRSTLNELVDYVTVSRGYLTEQAYPEVVKMVSCNIFRTLPPSDSNEFDPEEDEPTLEASWPHLQLVYEFFIRFLESQEFQPSIAKKYIDQKFVLQLLELFDSEDPRERDYLKTVLHRIYGKFLGLRAFIRKQINNIFLRFVYETEHFNGVAELLEILGSIINGFALPLKAEHKQFLVKVLIPLHTVRSLSLFHAQLAYCIVQFLEKDPTLTEPVIRGLLKFWPKTCSQKEVMFLGELEEILDVIEPTQFVKIQEPLFKQISKCVSSPHFQVAERALYYWNNEYIMSLIEENSSVILPIMFTSLYRISKEHWNPAIVALVYNVLKAFMEMNSSLFDELTATYKSDRQREKKKEKEREELWKKLEDLELKRGLRSDGIIPT; this is encoded by the exons ATGTCCTCAGCAGCCACTACGCCTCCATCAGTCGACAAAGTGGACGGATTTTCTCGGAAGTCTGTCAGGAAGGCCAAACAGAAGAGGTCGCAGAGTTCCTCCCAGTTCAGATCTCAGGGCAAACCCATCGAGCTCACCCCTCTGCCTCTGCTGAAAG ACGTTCCAGCCCCCGAGCAGCCGGAGCTGTTCTTGAAGAAGCTGCAGCAGTGCTGCACGATCTTTGACTTTATGGACACGCTGTCAGACCTCAAGATGAAAGAGTACAAGAGATCCACGCTGAACGAGCTGGTGGACTACGTCACGGTCAGCAGGGGCTATCTCACGGAGCAGGCGTACCCCGAGGTTGTAAAAATG GTCTCTTGTAATATATTCAGGACCCTCCCTCCCAGCGACAGTAATGAATTTGATCCAGAAGAGGATGAACCAACACTTGAAGCCTCCTGGCCACACTTACAG CTTGTATACGAGTTTTTCATAAGATTTTTGGAGAGTCAAGAATTCCAGCCCAGTATTGCCAAAAAATACATAGACCAGAAATTTGTATTACAG CTTCTGGAGCTGTTTGACAGCGAAGACCCCAGGGAGAGAGACTACCTGAAGACAGTCTTACACAGAATTTACGGAAAGTTTCTCGGTCTGCGGGCTTTTATACGAAAAcagattaataatatttttctacG TTTTGTCTATGAAACCGAGCACTTCAACGGGGTAGCAGAGCTGCTGGAGATTTTGGGAAG CATAATCAATGGCTTTGCTCTTCCTCTGAAGGCAGAGCACAAACAGTTCCTGGTGAAAGTGTTGATTCCTTTGCACACTGTCAGAAGCTTGTCTCTGTTCCATGCACAG ttGGCGTATTGTATTGTACAGTTTCTAGAGAAAGACCCAACACTAACAGAACCA gTTATCAGAGGATTGTTAAAATTCTGGCCAAAAACATGCAGTCAGAAAgag GTAATGTTCCttggggagctggaggagatcctggaTGTGATCGAGCCCACGCAGTTTGTGAAAATCCAGGAGCCTCTCTTCAAACAGATCTCCAAGTGCGTCTCCAGCCCACACTTCCAG GTGGCAGAGCGGGCACTGTATTACTGGAACAATGAGTACATCATGAGCCTGATCGAGGAGAACTCCAGTGTCATCCTGCCCATTATGTTCACCAGCCTCTACAGGATCTCCAAAGAGCACTGGAATCC GGCAATAGTAGCTTTAGTCTACAATGTTCTCAAAGCATTTATGGAAATGAACAGTTCTCTGTTTGATGAACTCACAGCCACTTACAAGTCTGATCGCCAGCG CGAGAAGAAGAAGGAAAAGGAAAGAGAGGAGCTGTGGAAAAAGCTGGAAGACCTGGAGTTAAAGAGGGGTCTCAGGAGCGATGGGATAATCCCTACTTAA